The following proteins are encoded in a genomic region of Tenebrio molitor chromosome 7, icTenMoli1.1, whole genome shotgun sequence:
- the LOC138134694 gene encoding uncharacterized protein, whose protein sequence is MSQEDRFLYFLKEANVDTGNVTPGQIKAWFDTDCADLLNWISSSFNQDNMISSQEQSEFAQQDNVLTGEKLEEKVEILETEYPDLMSKESNLLRLEIANDTLNVLEEQLADLDSEAATNKLLYQSLIEEFSTVSSEKILSEQELESGLEECTTSSRRLDSTSKETSDAILKYSLYLNEIRITGNEQYLMNGIVELEERLISLLRRVGIYTRLCTELLEEATRCEPFREIENRILQSKASFLALQVDVEGLQFVLDLLENYDSSTSSPDLESLESCIRFAEDEQLELISEIEKNVQKDAARCVDPAKITFARDVLDSWISTFNDLHLYKEPLEKVVTELSVMYALCCRQKPEMFHLVQLVKDKCKDLHNCRPRMEAMVREIDDFELFKSKSVEDKFKLISSVAVAAFKKNMSLAEMVNKRATTTARTQQLRSDCLVSDIDVLKTIHRDVKILSNFLVAGPTCKIQVLPSSLEELFFKVAKHFQDLRYSVGWTLTLSRESKKELDRDKWLRFRDQLWRLYLLDPSRMLSWIDKLPVN, encoded by the exons ATGTCACAAGAAGATAGATTTCTCTACTTCTTGAAGGAAGCAAATGTGGACACGGGAAATGTGACTCCTGGACAAATCAAGGCGTGGTTTGACACCGACTGTGCCGATTTGCTAAACTGGATCTCTTCCTCCTTTAACCAAGACAATATGATCTCTTCGCAAGAGCAATCAGA ATTTGCACAACAAGACAATGTCTTGACTGGTGAAAAACTGGAGGAAAAAGTAGAAATCCTCGAGACAGAATATCCAGATCTGATGAGCAAAGAATCGAATTTGTTGAGACTTGAAATCGCCAACGATACTCTCAACGTTCTTGAAGAACAACTAGCAGATCTAGATTCAGAAGCCGCAACGAATAA ACTATTGTATCAATCTTTAATAGAAGAATTCTCAACTGTATCTTCTGAAAAGATTCTGTCGGAACAAGAACTAGAATCAGGACTAGAAGAGTGCACAACTTCATCTAGAAGATTGGATAGTACCAGCAAAGAAACAAGCGATGCGATTTTGAAGTACTCTTTGTACTTGAACGAAATCAGAATT ACCGGAAACGAACAATACTTAATGAACGGGATAGTAGAACTTGAGGAACGACTCATTTCTCTTCTTAGGCGTGTTGGGATTTACACTCGATTGTGCACAGAACTGTTAGAAGAGGCGACTAGATGTGAGCCATTTCGAGAGATAGAAAATCG AATACTTCAGAGTAAAGCAAGCTTCTTAGCTTTACAGGTCGATGTAGAAGGGTTACAATTTGTCCTAGATCTCCTAGAAAATTATGATTCTAGTACATCATCACCAGATTTGGA GAGTCTCGAGTCATGTATCAGATTCGCAGAAGATGAACAGTTGGAGTTGATTTCGgagattgaaaaaaatgttcaaaaagaCGCAGCGAGATGTGTGGATCCagcaaaaattacatttgctcGAGACGTTCTAGATTCCTGGAT TTCTACGTTCAACGATTTGCATCTGTACAAAGAACCATTAGAAAAAGTGGTAACAGAGCTGAGTGTAATGTATGCGTTGTGTTGTCGACAGAAACCAGAGATGTTCCATTTGGTTCAGTTGGTTAAAGATAAGTGCAAGGATCTTCACAATTGCAGACCAAGAATG GAAGCAATGGTCAGAGAGATTGATGATTTTGAACTGTTCAAGTCTAAGTCTGTGGAAGACAAGTTTAAATTGATAAGTAGTGTGGCTGTGGCGgcatttaagaaaaatatgtCGTTGGCAGAAATGGTGAACAAAAGAGCGACAACGACCGCTAGAACGCAGCAATTGAGAAGCGATTGTTTGGTCTCAGATATCGACGTTTTGAAAACCAT ACACAGGGACGTCAAAATCTTGTCCAACTTCTTGGTCGCTGGACCAACTTGCAAAATTCAAGTCCTTCCTTCTTCCCTGGAagagttattttttaaagtggCCAAGCATTTTCAAGATCTCAGATATTCCGTTGGATGGACGCTCACGTTATCCCGAGAGTCAAAA AAGGAACTTGATCGCGATAAGTGGCTACGTTTTCGAGACCAGTTGTGGAGGTTGTACCTCCTGGACCCGTCTCGGATGTTGTCTTGGATTGATAAGCTACCGgtgaattaa